Proteins from a genomic interval of Caldicellulosiruptor diazotrophicus:
- a CDS encoding cation-translocating P-type ATPase: MLNNLKSFEKGLSFKEVEENMIKYGINEIKIEKRKKPFSMFLDQFKDILVLILAVSTALSFLLGEFLDAIVIFFLIILNGTMGFIQEYKAERALESLKNYISYKAKVIRDGKLEVIEAKYVTVGDIVVIEEGDRIPADGVLVEGYSLKVDESILTGESIAVDKDVHDENRLYMGTYVVKGKGLMRVTSIGLNTKMGQIAKVLGETQEIKTPLQVRLNQLGKILAIICIVICSIIVIMGIFRKQNIYDMFMIGISLAVAAIPEGLPAVVTITLAIGVQRMAKKNALVRKLSSVETLGCVNVICSDKTGTLTENKMTVKKIETVDMSIEVEGSGYDLKGRILLNGRIVKNQLLDYIMMCAINCNNAELEKIRNELKTSGDPTEIALLVLAKKYKEYIKKEEKIAEIPFDSNKRYMGVIVRYGDSNILFVKGAYESLIGKCKFYMCQDGAIKELTYHEKRIIAKKNELMCSAALRVLLMCMKLNSHDVEDMVFLGLIGMIDPPKRGVKLAINRARKAGVKTVMITGDHKLTAFAIARELGIAESLEEVVTGEEVEKDEKFIEKNIDNISVFARVDPLSKLKIVKLFKRKENIVAMTGDGVNDAPAIKEADIGIAMGISGSDVTKEAASMILLDDNYATIVHAIEEGRIIYDNIRKFVKYLLACNIGEVLIMLFTSMLNLPIALLPMQILWINLVTDGLPAAALSLSKGDQDLMRRPPRPKKESLFAGGLMQEIVIRGFSIGIFATLAFYLPLFKGYDLITARTVAFSTLVISQLIFAFECSTNKRNIFSMLFGNIYLLIAVISSFVLFLLVIYIPQMGIVFGVSPLKSLEWGIIIICSLFPSLLHNIFAKNI, from the coding sequence ATGCTGAACAATCTTAAAAGCTTTGAGAAAGGACTTTCTTTTAAAGAAGTTGAAGAAAATATGATAAAATATGGTATAAACGAGATTAAAATTGAAAAAAGAAAGAAACCTTTTTCAATGTTTTTAGACCAGTTCAAAGATATTTTGGTTCTGATTTTAGCTGTATCAACGGCTTTATCATTTTTACTTGGCGAGTTTTTAGATGCTATTGTTATCTTTTTTCTTATAATTTTAAACGGAACAATGGGATTTATTCAGGAATACAAAGCTGAAAGAGCTTTAGAATCATTAAAAAATTATATTTCGTACAAAGCCAAGGTCATAAGGGATGGGAAATTAGAAGTAATTGAAGCAAAATATGTAACAGTAGGTGACATTGTGGTTATTGAAGAGGGGGACAGAATTCCAGCTGATGGAGTATTAGTTGAAGGATATTCACTGAAGGTTGATGAATCTATCTTAACAGGTGAGTCTATAGCCGTGGATAAGGATGTTCACGATGAGAATAGGCTTTATATGGGCACATATGTAGTCAAAGGAAAGGGCTTAATGAGGGTTACTTCAATAGGCCTTAACACCAAAATGGGACAAATAGCAAAGGTACTTGGAGAAACACAGGAGATTAAAACACCTTTGCAAGTAAGATTAAACCAACTTGGTAAAATACTTGCTATAATTTGTATAGTTATATGTAGTATAATAGTAATAATGGGAATATTTAGAAAACAAAATATTTACGACATGTTTATGATAGGAATAAGTTTAGCAGTTGCAGCAATTCCTGAAGGTCTTCCTGCTGTTGTAACAATTACCTTGGCAATCGGTGTTCAACGTATGGCAAAGAAAAATGCACTTGTAAGAAAGCTTTCATCTGTTGAGACCTTAGGGTGTGTAAATGTTATTTGTTCAGACAAAACAGGGACTTTGACAGAAAACAAGATGACTGTGAAAAAAATAGAAACAGTCGACATGAGCATAGAGGTTGAAGGGTCAGGATATGATTTAAAAGGAAGGATTCTTTTAAATGGTCGAATTGTAAAGAATCAGCTTCTTGATTATATAATGATGTGTGCTATAAATTGCAACAATGCAGAGTTAGAAAAAATTAGAAATGAATTAAAAACAAGTGGCGATCCAACTGAAATAGCCCTTTTGGTATTAGCAAAAAAATACAAAGAGTATATAAAAAAAGAAGAAAAAATAGCAGAAATACCATTCGATTCTAATAAACGATATATGGGTGTAATAGTAAGATATGGTGATAGCAACATTTTATTTGTTAAAGGCGCGTATGAAAGCTTGATTGGAAAATGCAAGTTTTATATGTGTCAAGATGGGGCCATAAAAGAACTTACCTACCATGAAAAGAGGATAATTGCAAAAAAAAATGAACTAATGTGCAGTGCAGCATTGAGAGTTTTGCTTATGTGCATGAAGCTAAATTCTCATGATGTAGAAGATATGGTATTTTTAGGACTTATAGGAATGATAGACCCACCAAAAAGAGGTGTCAAGCTGGCAATTAACAGGGCAAGAAAAGCTGGGGTTAAAACGGTTATGATAACAGGTGATCATAAACTTACAGCATTTGCAATAGCAAGGGAACTTGGAATTGCAGAAAGCTTAGAAGAGGTAGTCACAGGCGAAGAAGTTGAGAAAGATGAAAAGTTTATTGAAAAGAATATTGACAATATTTCGGTATTTGCAAGAGTAGATCCACTTTCTAAGCTAAAAATTGTAAAACTTTTTAAAAGAAAAGAGAACATTGTTGCCATGACAGGTGATGGAGTAAATGACGCACCAGCAATCAAAGAAGCAGATATTGGTATTGCTATGGGAATTAGTGGGAGTGATGTTACAAAGGAAGCTGCTTCAATGATATTACTTGATGATAATTATGCCACAATTGTTCATGCTATTGAAGAAGGAAGAATTATCTATGACAATATAAGAAAGTTTGTTAAATATCTTCTTGCTTGTAATATCGGCGAGGTATTGATAATGCTTTTCACTTCAATGTTAAATTTGCCAATTGCACTCTTGCCTATGCAAATTTTATGGATAAATCTTGTAACAGACGGGCTTCCAGCAGCAGCTCTTTCTCTATCCAAAGGTGATCAAGACTTAATGAGAAGACCACCAAGACCTAAAAAAGAAAGTCTTTTTGCAGGTGGACTAATGCAAGAAATAGTAATAAGAGGATTTTCAATTGGTATATTTGCAACCTTGGCGTTTTATTTACCTCTTTTTAAAGGTTATGACCTTATAACAGCAAGAACTGTTGCATTTTCAACGCTTGTAATATCTCAACTCATTTTTGCATTTGAATGTTCGACAAATAAGAGGAATATATTTTCAATGTTGTTTGGAAACATATACCTTTTAATAGCTGTAATATCATCATTTGTTTTATTTTTACTGGTAATATATATACCACAGATGGGTATAGTATTTGGAGTAAGTCCCCTAAAAAGTCTAGAATGGGGTATCATCATAATCTGTTCATTATTTCCATCTTTGCTTCATAATATATTTGCAAAAAATATCTAA
- a CDS encoding FAD-dependent oxidoreductase → MKIVIIGGVAAGASAATKARRTNEHAQIVLLEQGEYVSFANCGLPYYVGGTIPKRDSLLVVREELFRKRYNIDVRTLSQAIKINRSKKTVTVLDKRNNTTYEESYDKLIIATGARPFVLPFLKDCKNSYTCFTLYDVDGIKETFSTTPIRKAVIIGAGYIGMELAEQLNLLGLDCTIVELKSSILPQFDKEMTNPVVYTLKEKGINIKTGVSVVDADVSDGVAKKLKLSNGEEVECDIVFQTAGVIPNVELAREAGLEVNRGIVVNSKMQTSDPDIYAAGDAVEVKSIITGKNVWIPLAGPANKQGRVAGCNAAGGNLEFKGVIGSSIIKVFDWALAKVGLSEAECKDQGLDYNVTIVHPLHHAGYYPGGKQLTIKLIFDNSNGKIYGAQVIGKEGVDKRADVIATAIYAGLTVFDLENLDLVYAPPFSSAKDPVIMAGMTASNIIRGEVKNVLPDKVFEFLENPEYLILDVRTPEEYEFGHIKGAINIPVDDLRSRLNELPKDKKIIVYCGVGFRSYHGCLILKGSGFECLNMSGGWTSWKMYYPDMVE, encoded by the coding sequence ATGAAAATTGTTATAATTGGTGGAGTTGCAGCTGGAGCATCCGCAGCCACAAAAGCTAGAAGAACAAACGAACATGCTCAAATTGTGTTACTTGAGCAGGGAGAATATGTATCATTTGCAAACTGCGGTCTTCCGTACTATGTTGGTGGAACAATCCCAAAAAGAGATAGCTTACTTGTTGTAAGAGAAGAGTTATTTAGAAAAAGATATAACATTGATGTTCGTACGTTATCCCAGGCTATTAAAATTAACAGAAGTAAGAAAACAGTAACTGTTTTAGACAAAAGAAATAATACAACATATGAAGAAAGCTATGACAAGTTAATCATTGCAACAGGTGCAAGACCTTTTGTTTTGCCTTTTTTGAAAGATTGCAAAAACTCTTATACATGTTTTACACTTTACGATGTTGATGGAATAAAAGAGACTTTTTCTACAACTCCAATTAGAAAAGCAGTTATAATTGGAGCTGGCTATATTGGCATGGAACTTGCTGAACAATTAAATCTTCTGGGTTTGGATTGTACTATTGTTGAACTGAAAAGTTCTATTTTGCCTCAGTTTGACAAAGAGATGACAAACCCTGTTGTGTATACATTAAAAGAAAAAGGCATTAATATAAAAACAGGAGTATCTGTGGTTGATGCAGATGTTTCTGACGGAGTTGCAAAAAAGTTAAAACTTTCAAATGGTGAAGAGGTAGAATGCGATATTGTTTTTCAGACAGCAGGTGTGATACCAAATGTTGAACTTGCAAGAGAAGCTGGTCTTGAGGTGAACAGAGGAATTGTAGTAAATAGCAAAATGCAGACCTCTGACCCTGACATTTATGCAGCTGGCGATGCTGTTGAAGTAAAAAGTATTATCACAGGCAAAAATGTATGGATTCCTTTGGCAGGACCAGCAAACAAACAGGGAAGAGTTGCTGGGTGCAATGCAGCAGGTGGAAACTTGGAATTCAAAGGGGTAATAGGCAGTTCTATTATCAAGGTATTTGACTGGGCTTTGGCAAAGGTTGGGCTTAGTGAAGCAGAGTGTAAAGACCAAGGACTTGATTATAATGTGACTATTGTTCATCCTCTCCATCATGCAGGCTACTATCCAGGTGGCAAACAACTAACAATAAAACTTATATTTGACAATTCAAATGGAAAAATTTATGGAGCACAAGTTATTGGTAAGGAAGGAGTTGACAAAAGAGCAGATGTTATTGCAACTGCAATATATGCAGGTTTGACGGTATTTGACCTAGAAAATCTTGACCTTGTTTATGCGCCACCATTTTCATCTGCAAAAGACCCTGTTATAATGGCTGGTATGACAGCTTCTAATATAATTCGTGGAGAGGTAAAAAATGTTTTACCAGACAAAGTGTTTGAGTTTCTTGAAAATCCAGAGTATCTTATCTTAGATGTAAGAACACCTGAAGAGTACGAGTTTGGACATATAAAGGGAGCGATAAATATCCCTGTGGATGATCTGAGGTCAAGGCTAAACGAACTTCCGAAAGACAAAAAGATTATAGTTTATTGTGGTGTTGGATTTAGGTCATATCACGGATGTTTGATTTTAAAGGGAAGTGGTTTTGAATGTTTAAATATGAGTGGTGGATGGACATCATGGAAAATGTATTATCCTGATATGGTAGAGTAA
- the ispD gene encoding 2-C-methyl-D-erythritol 4-phosphate cytidylyltransferase, translating to MKTCAILCAAGKGTRFGGNTPKQFLFLKGKMIVEYSLEVFEKSHFIDKVVLLVPQGFEDIAKYLKNKFNKIISWDYGGKERADTVKRGLEILKGECDVVAIHDAARPFITLQLIEKLVKEVKFHFAVAPGILANDTVKFVEDGYIQNTLPRSNICLIQTPQVFKFDLIYRGYEMFKNEFFTDDLQYVEQLGIKPKIVENSKINFKITTKEDLMIAEAIVEKGYWY from the coding sequence GTGAAAACATGTGCTATTTTGTGTGCAGCAGGCAAAGGCACAAGGTTTGGGGGGAATACCCCCAAACAATTTTTGTTTTTAAAGGGTAAAATGATTGTTGAATATTCTCTGGAAGTTTTTGAGAAATCACACTTTATTGATAAAGTCGTGTTACTTGTACCTCAAGGTTTTGAAGATATTGCAAAATATTTAAAGAATAAATTTAACAAGATTATTTCTTGGGATTATGGAGGAAAAGAGAGAGCAGACACAGTAAAAAGGGGATTGGAAATTTTAAAAGGTGAATGTGATGTTGTTGCAATCCACGATGCTGCAAGACCTTTTATCACTTTACAGCTAATTGAAAAGCTTGTAAAAGAGGTTAAGTTTCATTTTGCAGTGGCACCTGGGATTTTGGCAAATGATACTGTAAAGTTTGTAGAGGATGGTTACATACAAAATACATTGCCACGATCTAATATATGTTTGATACAAACACCTCAAGTTTTTAAATTTGATTTAATATACAGAGGATATGAGATGTTTAAAAATGAATTTTTCACAGATGACCTTCAGTATGTTGAGCAGTTAGGTATAAAGCCTAAGATAGTTGAAAATAGCAAGATAAATTTCAAAATAACAACGAAAGAAGATCTTATGATAGCAGAGGCTATTGTGGAAAAGGGATATTGGTATTAA
- a CDS encoding Asp23/Gls24 family envelope stress response protein, which produces MKVYALVGPSGTGKSYKAIVVAKMLGASAIIDDGILVYNSKLVAGKSAKKEPTYLASVRRALFMEAEHANEVKKAIKDLNIDSILILATSKQMAQMIAKRLELGTIERFVDIKEVSSDLEIKKAITMRNKEGKHVVPVPTFEIKKDFSGLLIYPLKLFKRINLNDYIVAEKTIVRPTFSYLGEYTISENVLIAYVRGVIKKSKDITKILSIDLAIKNNLLYIKIEVILKFGCNIKSILEELQREIKKEIEYYTSINVEYIHIIAKGIQV; this is translated from the coding sequence GTGAAGGTATATGCTTTAGTTGGACCAAGTGGTACAGGTAAAAGCTATAAGGCAATAGTGGTTGCAAAAATGCTGGGAGCAAGCGCTATAATAGACGATGGTATTTTAGTTTACAACTCAAAACTTGTTGCTGGAAAATCTGCAAAGAAAGAACCTACATATTTGGCTTCGGTTAGAAGAGCACTTTTTATGGAAGCTGAACATGCAAATGAGGTAAAAAAGGCCATAAAGGATTTAAACATTGATTCTATTTTAATTTTAGCTACATCCAAACAGATGGCACAGATGATAGCAAAAAGATTGGAATTGGGAACTATTGAAAGGTTTGTTGATATCAAGGAAGTTTCAAGCGACCTTGAGATAAAAAAAGCAATAACCATGCGAAATAAAGAAGGAAAACACGTTGTACCTGTTCCAACTTTTGAAATAAAAAAAGACTTTTCTGGTTTGCTGATATATCCTTTAAAACTTTTTAAGAGAATTAACCTCAACGATTATATTGTTGCCGAAAAGACGATAGTAAGGCCTACCTTTAGCTATTTGGGCGAATATACTATTTCAGAAAATGTCTTGATTGCGTATGTTCGAGGAGTTATTAAAAAAAGCAAAGATATTACTAAGATACTTTCAATTGACCTTGCTATCAAGAATAATCTGTTGTATATAAAGATTGAGGTTATATTAAAATTTGGTTGCAACATAAAATCTATACTTGAAGAACTACAAAGAGAGATAAAAAAGGAGATAGAATATTATACCTCAATAAATGTAGAGTATATTCACATCATTGCTAAAGGAATACAAGTGTAG
- a CDS encoding DUF6062 family protein, translated as MGNEKIYMIPVNDAFSINCECAFCYLENNFEKQCIEIVLGESVMEVDTRIETNKKGFCRRHFHMLLEQKNKLPYGLILETHLNEIKKHLENLIYFNLSEPTSQQKERFIKKLFGNHNLNKNKLTDIIQYLENLSTQCIICERIQSRMKNYFEVFFFMWKNQKEFQQKVLSSKGFCLHHFNELLKYSIDHMSGKEFNNFVEKICKIELDNLSRIYINVCDFNKQFDYRNANNTVTEEIRNSLLNATEKLGKYK; from the coding sequence ATGGGAAACGAAAAGATATATATGATTCCTGTCAATGATGCTTTCTCGATAAATTGCGAATGTGCTTTTTGTTACCTTGAAAACAATTTTGAAAAACAATGTATTGAAATTGTGCTTGGAGAAAGTGTTATGGAGGTTGATACAAGAATAGAGACAAACAAAAAAGGGTTTTGCAGAAGACATTTTCATATGTTGCTTGAACAAAAAAATAAGCTTCCTTACGGACTTATATTGGAAACTCATCTCAATGAGATAAAAAAACATCTTGAAAATCTTATATATTTTAATCTTTCAGAACCAACATCGCAACAAAAAGAAAGGTTTATCAAAAAACTTTTTGGCAATCATAATTTGAACAAAAACAAATTAACAGATATAATCCAATACTTAGAAAATCTTTCTACTCAATGTATTATCTGTGAAAGAATTCAATCAAGGATGAAAAATTACTTTGAAGTATTCTTTTTCATGTGGAAAAACCAGAAAGAATTTCAGCAAAAAGTTCTTTCTTCAAAAGGATTTTGCTTACATCATTTTAATGAACTTTTAAAATACTCCATAGACCATATGTCTGGAAAAGAATTTAATAACTTTGTCGAAAAAATTTGCAAAATTGAGCTTGATAATCTTTCCCGAATTTATATAAACGTTTGTGACTTTAACAAACAGTTTGACTATCGAAATGCCAATAATACTGTAACCGAAGAAATAAGAAACTCTCTACTGAATGCCACTGAAAAACTTGGAAAATACAAGTAA
- a CDS encoding ATP-binding protein, giving the protein MKLTPDKLKRNVDLSNFEFITTNEIEPLNTIIGQERAKRAFEFGLSVTTKGYNIYMCGPTGTGKTSFAENYLKEISKNKPAPNDWVYVYNFVNPDSPIAISLPNGMGKVFKKDMADFLEYVINDLKKVFNSEEYENDKNNIYNEYQEKRTQLLDRLAEEAREYDFEIKYTPSGVYFIPIVNGRAISEEEYPELEKSIRDEIERKVKKLQLETQEVLKKIKMLEKELKERIKELQKRIAVFTISHYVYEIRNKYKDNIKILDYIDSVMDDIIENLDDFLDKEEEDSQFPLQFVPYKKISRLDKYKVNVIVDNSELNGAPVVYEVNPTYYNLIGKIEYDNEMGNILVTDYTKIKAGAIHRANGGYLILQAKDLLSYPQAWEALKRVLKTGQIFIENLKDIYGLFISPSLKPEPIPVDLKVILIGSEYIYNILYTYDEDFKKLFKIKADFDNEMDYNQDNLYKMIQFISSFCKNENAMPFSKDAVEKVIEYSCRLVENQEKLSTRFNEIVEILAEANTWAELEGSNVVKKEHVSKAICEKEYRSAKYEEKINRMIEEGTILVDVDGYKVGQINALAILDVGDYVFGKPSLITVTTSSGRSGIINIEREVQMSGKTHSKGILIISGYISQLFAQDMPLALNAAICFEQLYSGIEGDSASAAELCALLSALSNVPIYQGIAITGSVNQKGVIQPVGGVTKKIEGFYYVCKKKGLNGKQGVIIPHQNIKNLVLCDEVVEEVRKENFHIWAVKSIDEAVEILTGKKFNEVVLLAKQKLKKYLDNLVSISDKKDE; this is encoded by the coding sequence ATGAAACTTACACCAGATAAATTAAAAAGGAATGTAGATTTATCCAATTTTGAATTTATAACCACAAATGAGATAGAACCTTTGAACACGATAATTGGGCAAGAAAGAGCCAAAAGAGCATTTGAATTTGGATTGAGTGTTACTACAAAAGGATACAACATTTACATGTGTGGTCCCACAGGTACAGGTAAGACAAGTTTTGCTGAAAATTATTTAAAGGAGATATCAAAAAACAAACCTGCTCCGAACGACTGGGTCTATGTCTATAACTTTGTCAATCCAGATTCACCTATTGCAATATCTCTTCCGAATGGAATGGGTAAGGTTTTTAAGAAAGATATGGCAGATTTTTTGGAGTATGTAATTAATGATTTAAAGAAGGTTTTTAATAGTGAGGAATATGAAAATGATAAAAACAATATTTACAATGAGTACCAGGAAAAGAGGACACAGCTTTTAGATAGGTTAGCTGAAGAAGCAAGGGAATATGATTTTGAGATAAAGTATACACCAAGTGGTGTGTATTTCATTCCTATTGTAAATGGTAGAGCGATTTCGGAAGAAGAATATCCTGAGTTAGAGAAATCTATTAGAGACGAAATAGAAAGAAAGGTAAAAAAGCTTCAACTTGAAACACAAGAAGTTTTAAAAAAAATAAAGATGCTTGAAAAAGAATTGAAAGAGAGAATAAAAGAACTACAAAAAAGGATAGCTGTCTTTACAATAAGTCATTATGTATATGAAATCAGAAACAAGTATAAAGATAACATAAAGATTTTGGATTATATTGATAGCGTAATGGATGACATTATAGAAAATCTTGATGACTTTTTAGACAAAGAAGAGGAAGATTCACAATTTCCTTTACAATTTGTTCCATACAAAAAGATCTCAAGACTTGATAAATATAAAGTTAATGTAATTGTTGACAATTCAGAATTAAATGGTGCTCCTGTTGTTTATGAAGTAAATCCCACCTATTACAATCTCATAGGTAAAATTGAATATGATAACGAGATGGGTAACATCCTTGTTACAGACTACACAAAAATCAAGGCTGGAGCGATTCACAGAGCAAACGGGGGATATCTTATCCTTCAGGCCAAGGATTTGCTGAGTTATCCACAAGCATGGGAAGCCTTGAAAAGAGTACTAAAAACAGGTCAGATATTCATTGAAAATCTAAAGGATATTTACGGACTTTTTATATCCCCTTCTTTAAAACCAGAACCTATACCAGTTGATTTGAAAGTGATTTTAATTGGCAGTGAGTATATTTATAACATCTTATACACATACGACGAAGATTTTAAAAAGCTTTTCAAGATTAAAGCTGATTTTGACAACGAAATGGATTACAATCAAGATAATCTCTATAAGATGATTCAGTTTATTAGTTCATTTTGTAAAAATGAAAATGCTATGCCATTTTCAAAAGATGCTGTCGAGAAAGTAATTGAATATTCCTGTAGACTTGTTGAGAATCAGGAAAAGCTTTCAACGCGGTTTAATGAAATTGTTGAAATATTGGCAGAAGCTAACACTTGGGCAGAACTTGAAGGAAGCAATGTGGTGAAGAAGGAACATGTGAGTAAAGCAATTTGCGAAAAAGAATACAGAAGTGCAAAATATGAGGAAAAAATAAATAGGATGATTGAGGAAGGTACTATTCTGGTTGATGTGGATGGCTACAAGGTAGGGCAAATAAATGCTCTTGCGATTTTGGATGTTGGTGACTATGTTTTTGGCAAACCTTCTTTAATAACAGTTACCACAAGTAGCGGAAGAAGTGGTATAATAAATATTGAACGTGAAGTACAAATGTCTGGTAAAACTCATAGCAAAGGTATTTTAATTATCTCAGGATATATTTCTCAACTGTTTGCTCAAGATATGCCACTTGCTTTAAACGCTGCTATATGCTTTGAACAGCTATATTCTGGCATTGAAGGTGATTCTGCATCAGCAGCTGAACTTTGTGCGCTGCTTTCAGCCTTGAGCAATGTACCAATTTATCAGGGGATAGCAATTACAGGTTCTGTAAACCAAAAGGGGGTTATTCAGCCTGTTGGTGGTGTGACAAAAAAGATAGAAGGTTTTTATTATGTTTGCAAGAAAAAGGGTTTAAATGGCAAGCAGGGTGTTATAATTCCACATCAAAATATTAAAAATTTAGTATTGTGTGACGAGGTGGTAGAGGAAGTTAGGAAAGAAAATTTTCATATATGGGCAGTAAAATCAATAGATGAGGCTGTTGAGATTTTGACAGGTAAAAAGTTTAATGAAGTAGTACTTTTGGCAAAACAAAAGTTAAAAAAATACTTAGATAATTTAGTGAGTATTAGTGATAAAAAAGATGAGTAA
- a CDS encoding nitroreductase family protein has product MSMDMLEVLKSRRSIRKYKKNMAIDKEVIEKIIDAARFAPTARGNEGWEFVVVTDEDVKRQIAQKARYGKFIEDASCCVAVLYEKDFEYILEDMSAATTYILIAAKALGLGSCWVASYKKEHSEDVKRLLNVPDDLELCALIAIGYADEEPVRNKKPLSSILHWNKYQRK; this is encoded by the coding sequence ATGTCTATGGATATGTTGGAAGTTTTAAAATCTCGAAGAAGTATCAGAAAATATAAAAAAAATATGGCTATCGATAAAGAAGTTATTGAAAAGATAATTGATGCTGCAAGATTTGCGCCTACTGCAAGAGGAAATGAAGGTTGGGAATTTGTTGTGGTAACAGACGAAGATGTAAAAAGACAAATTGCTCAAAAAGCTCGATATGGCAAATTTATAGAAGATGCCTCTTGCTGTGTTGCTGTGCTTTATGAAAAAGATTTCGAATATATTTTAGAAGATATGTCAGCGGCAACAACGTACATTTTAATAGCTGCAAAAGCCTTAGGTCTTGGAAGTTGTTGGGTTGCAAGCTATAAAAAGGAGCATTCGGAAGATGTCAAGAGGCTGCTAAATGTTCCAGACGATTTAGAACTATGTGCACTCATTGCAATAGGTTATGCTGATGAAGAACCTGTAAGAAACAAAAAGCCCCTATCTTCAATACTTCACTGGAACAAGTACCAAAGAAAATAA
- a CDS encoding secondary thiamine-phosphate synthase enzyme YjbQ: MFREIEIRTKERVDFIDITSKLKEIIRQSNIEEGLMTVFVPHTTAGITLNEHADPSVVSDIKKQLEKLVPVNNGYSHNEGNSDAHIKASIIGSSVNIIIRNGEMMLGTWQGVFFCEFDGPRRRKIYVYIK; encoded by the coding sequence TTGTTTAGGGAAATTGAGATAAGAACAAAAGAGAGAGTTGACTTTATTGATATCACAAGTAAGCTTAAAGAAATTATTAGACAATCTAATATTGAAGAGGGACTAATGACAGTATTTGTTCCACATACAACTGCAGGCATTACACTCAATGAACATGCTGACCCGTCAGTTGTAAGTGATATAAAAAAGCAGCTTGAAAAGTTAGTACCAGTGAACAATGGGTATAGCCATAATGAGGGTAATTCTGATGCGCATATAAAGGCAAGCATAATAGGTTCATCAGTCAATATTATAATTCGAAATGGTGAGATGATGCTCGGTACATGGCAAGGGGTGTTCTTTTGTGAGTTTGATGGACCAAGGAGAAGAAAGATATATGTGTATATAAAATAA
- a CDS encoding tyrosine-type recombinase/integrase has product MPKQLKVNNSNSDWEDALQLFLSYKKAQGRSDLTIRDYERHISSFFRRYPDCFNDTEKLRKCLIEYLSQPMKPVTYNLRMKNLKAFLNWCVEEGIIPSNPIAKFKPRKTDDRIVEIDIETLQKLLQLPNRKTFAGLRDYALMLLTLDTGIRPKEAFSLLKDHFDFKNLQVVIPSDVAKTRVSRVLPISPVTANAIKKLISSRHPKWDDSVPVFCSVSGKPLNRYRWNERMREYSKQLGVKIRPYDLRHMFALLYLKNGGYELSLQKIMGHTTLEMTKKYVHFTQKDLQEIHAKATPINTLLKQPLNRVGNIKNQNKKKE; this is encoded by the coding sequence ATGCCTAAACAACTCAAAGTCAACAATTCAAATTCAGATTGGGAAGACGCATTACAGCTTTTCTTATCTTACAAAAAAGCACAAGGTAGAAGTGATTTAACGATTAGGGACTATGAACGTCACATCAGTTCATTTTTTAGACGTTACCCAGATTGCTTTAATGACACAGAGAAGTTAAGAAAGTGTTTGATTGAGTATTTATCGCAACCAATGAAACCAGTGACTTACAATCTAAGAATGAAAAACTTGAAAGCCTTTTTAAATTGGTGTGTTGAAGAAGGGATTATTCCGTCAAATCCCATTGCTAAATTCAAGCCAAGAAAGACAGATGACAGAATTGTTGAAATTGACATTGAAACACTTCAAAAGCTACTCCAGTTACCAAACAGAAAAACATTTGCTGGTTTACGTGATTATGCATTGATGTTATTGACACTTGACACAGGAATAAGACCGAAAGAAGCCTTTTCTTTGCTAAAAGACCATTTTGATTTTAAGAATTTGCAGGTTGTAATTCCTTCAGATGTAGCAAAGACAAGAGTATCAAGAGTGTTGCCAATCTCACCAGTAACAGCAAACGCAATTAAAAAACTCATATCTTCAAGACATCCCAAATGGGATGACAGCGTTCCTGTATTTTGTTCAGTATCAGGAAAGCCTTTAAACAGGTATAGATGGAATGAAAGAATGAGAGAGTATAGTAAACAATTAGGTGTGAAAATAAGACCATATGATTTAAGGCATATGTTTGCTTTGCTGTATCTCAAAAATGGTGGTTATGAATTGAGTTTGCAAAAGATAATGGGACATACAACATTGGAAATGACAAAAAAGTACGTCCACTTTACCCAGAAAGACCTACAAGAAATTCATGCTAAGGCAACACCGATTAACACTTTGCTAAAACAACCCTTAAACAGGGTTGGAAATATAAAAAATCAAAATAAAAAGAAGGAGTGA